A window of the Canis lupus baileyi chromosome 1, mCanLup2.hap1, whole genome shotgun sequence genome harbors these coding sequences:
- the HAMP gene encoding hepcidin, with translation MALSTRIQAACLLLLLLASVASVSVLPHQTGQLTDLRAQDTAGAEAGLQPTLQLRRLRRRDTHFPICIFCCGCCKTPKCGFCCRT, from the exons ATGGCCCTGAGCACGCGGATCCAGgctgcctgcctcctgctcctcctcctggccAGCGTGGCCAGTGTCTCAGTCCTTCCACACCAG ACAGGACAGCTCACAGACCTCCGAGCCCAGGACACAGCTGGAGCCGAGGCAGGCCTGCAG cCCACGCTCCAGCTCCGGAGGCTAAGGAGGCGAGACACCCACTTCCCCATCTGCATATTCTGCTGTGGCTGCTGTAAAACACCGAAGTGTGGGTTCTGCTGCAGGACGTAG
- the USF2 gene encoding upstream stimulatory factor 2 — protein MDMLDPGLDPAASATAAAAASHDKGPEAEEGVELQEGGDGPGAEEQTAVAIASVQQAAFGDHNIQYQFRTENNGGQVTYRVVQVTDGQLDGQGDTAGAVSVVSTAAFAGGQQAVTQVGVDGAAQRPGPTAASVPPGPAAPFPLAVIQNPFSNGGSPAAEAVSGEARFAYFPASSVGDTTAVSVQTTDQSLQAGGQFYVMMTPQDVLQTGTQRTIAPRTHPYSPKIDGTRTPRDERRRAQHNEVERRRRDKINNWIVQLSKIIPDCNADNSKTGASKGGILSKACDYIRELRQTNQRMQETFKEAERLQMDNELLRQQIEELKNENAVLRAQLQQHNLEMVGESARQ, from the exons atggACATGCTGGACCCGGGTCTGGATCCCGCTGCCTCGGCCaccgctgctgccgccgccag CCACGACAAGGGACCCGAGGCGGAGGAGGGCGTCGAGCTGCAGGAAG GCGGGGACGGGCCTGGGGCGGAGGAGCAGACGGCGGTGGCCATCGCCAGCGTCCAGCAGGCGGCGTTTGGCGACCACAACATCCAGTACCAGTTCCGCACAGAGAATAATGGAGGACAG GTGACGTACCGCGTCGTCCAGGTGACTGACGGTCAGCTGGATGGCCAAGGCGACACGGCCGGCGCCGTCAGCGTCGTGTCCACGGCCGCCTTCGCGGGGGGGCAGCAGGCTGTGACCCAGGTGGGTGTGGATGGGGCCGCCCAGCGCCCCGGCCCCACTGCCGCCTCTGTGCCCCCAGGGCCCGCAGCGCCCTTCCCGCTG GCCGTAATCCAAAATCCCTTCAGCAATGGCGGCAGCCCGGCAGCTGAGGCTGTCAGTGGGGAGGCACGGTTTGCCTATTTCCCAGCATCCAGTGTGGGAGATACCACAGCTGTGTCCGTACAGACCACAGACCAGAGCTTGCAGGCCGGAG GCCAGTTCTATGTCATGATGACGCCACAGGACGTGCTTCAGACAGGAACACAGAGGACAATTGCACCCCGGACGCACCCCTACTCCCC gaAAATTGACGGAACCAGAACACCACGGGATGAAAGAAGGAGGGCCCAGCACAATGAAG TGGAGCGGAGGCGGAGGGACAAGATCAACAACTGGATCGTCCAACTTTCAAAAATCATTCCAGATTGTAACGCAGACAACAGCAAGACGGGAGCG agTAAAGGAGGGATCCTGTCAAAGGCCTGCGACTACATCCGGGAGCTGCGCCAGACCAACCAGCGCATGCAGGAGACCTTCAAGGAGGCCGAGCGGCTGCAGATGGACAACGAGCTCCTGCGGCAACAG ATCGAGGAGCTGAAGAACGAGAACGCCGTGCTCCGCGCCCAGCTGCAGCAGCACAACCTGGAGATGGTGGGCGAGAGTGCGAGGCAGTGA
- the LSR gene encoding lipolysis-stimulated lipoprotein receptor isoform X2 — protein MAPVARGLPGGVGPRPASRGWGAVVFGCLFLSTLCAAPASAIQVTVSDPYHVVILFQPVTLPCTYQLTTTPTAPIVIWKYKSFCRDRIADAFSPASADNQLNAQLAAGNPGYNPYVECQDSMRTVRVVATKQGNAVTLGDYYQGRRITITGNADLTFDQTGWGDSGVYYCSVVSAQDLQGNNEAYAELIVLDWLFVVVVCLAVFLVFLLLGICWCQCCPHTCCCYVRCPCCPEKCCCPEALYAAGKAATSGVPSIYAPSTYAHLSPAKTPPPPAMIPMGPLYNGYPGDFDRNSSVGGHSSQVPLLRDTDSSVTSEVRSGYRIQASQQDDSMRVLYYMEKELANFDPSRPGAPNGRVERAMSEVTSLHEDDWRSRPSRGPALTPIRDEEWDRHSPRSPRPWEQEPPTERPGSGWGAARPRARSVDALDDLTRPSSAESGRRSPPSRGRRGQAYGRPRSRSRDDLYDQDGPREFPHPRDPHHDDFRPRDRPHADPRSRNHRSRDSREDGSRSGDPQYDGRLLEEALRKKGPAERRRAYREEEEEEAYYPPAPPPYSETDSQASRERRLKKNLALSRESLIV, from the exons ATGGCGCCAGTGGCCCGCGGGCTCCCCGGGGGGGTGGGCCCCCGGCCGGCctctcggggctggggcgcggtcGTCTTCGGGTGCCTCTTTCTCAGCACCTTGTGCGCAG CCCCTGCCAGTGCCATCCAGGTGACTGTGTCAGACCCCTACCACGTGGTGATCCTATTCCAGCCGGTGACCCTGCCCTGCACTTACCAATTGACCACAACCCCTACGGCACCCATCGTGATCTGGAAGTACAAGTCTTTCTGCCGCGACCGTATCGCCGATGCCTTCTCCCCAGCCAGTGCTGACAACCAACTGAATGCCCAGCTGGCAGCCGGTAACCCCGGCTACAACCCGTATGTGGAGTGCCAGGACAGCATGCGCACGGTCCGGGTCGTGGCCACCAAGCAGGGCAATGCTGTGACCCTGGGAGACTACTACCAGGGCCGGAGGATCACCATCACAGGAA ATGCTGACCTGACCTTTGACCAGACCGGTTGGGGGGACAGTGGCGTGTATTACTGCTCCGTGGTCTCGGCCCAGGACCTCCAGGGGAACAACGAGGCCTATGCAGAGCTCATCGTCCTGG ACTGGCTATTTGTGGTCGTGGTCTGCCTGGCTGTCTTCCTCGTCTTCCTCCTCCTGGGCATCTGCTGGTGTCAATGCTGCCCTCACACCTGCTGCTGCTATGTCAGGTGCCCCTGCTGCCCGGAGAAGTGCTGCTGCCCCGAGGCCC TGTATGCAGCTGGCAAAGCTGCCACTTCAGGCGTCCCAAGCATATACGCCCCCAGCACCTACGCTCACCTCTCCCCTGCCAAgaccccacccccgccagccaTGATTCCCATGGGGCCTCTCTACAACGGGTACCCTGGAGACTTCGACAGGAATAGCTCAG TTGGCGGCCACAGCTCCCAGGTACCCCTGCTTCGTGACACAGACAGCAGCGTGACCTCTG AAGTCCGCAGTGGCTACAGGATTCAGGCCAGCCAGCAGGATGACTCCATGCGGGTCCTATACTACATGGAGAAAGAGCTGGCCAACTTTGATCCCTCCCGACCTGGCGCCCCCAATGGCCGTGTAGAGCGGG CTATGAGTGAAGTCACCTCCCTCCATGAGGACGACTGGAGATCCCGGCCGTCCCGAGGTCCTGCCCTTACCCCAATCCGGGATGAGGAATGGGATCGCCACTCCCCCCGGAGTCCCAGACCGTGGGAGCAAGAGCCCCCCACAGAGCGGCCAGGGAGTGGCTGGGGGGCCGCGAGGCCCCGGGCCCGATCTGTGGATGCGTTGGATGACCTCACCCGGCCGAGCTCTGCTGAATCAGGGAGGAGGTCTCCCCCAAGTCGGGGGAGGAGAGGTCAAGCCTACGGTCGTCCCAGAAGCCGAAGCCGAGATGACCTCTACGATCAAGATGGCCCAAGGGAGTTTCCACACCCCCGGGATCCCCACCACGATGACTTCAGGCCTAGAGACCGCCCTCATGCTGACCCTAGGTCCCGCAACCACCGCTCCCGGGACTCTCGGGAGGATGGCTCCAGGTCTGGGGACCCCCAGTATGATGGGCGGCTACTGGAAGAGGCTTTGAGGAAAAAGGGGCCAGCGGAGAGGAGGAGAGCTtacagggaggaagaggaggaggaggcctacTACCCCCCAGCGCCCCCCCCTTACTCGGAGACGGACTCCCAGGCCTCACGGGAGCGGAGGCTTAAGAAG AACTTGGCCCTGAGTCGGGAGAGTTTAATCGTCTGA
- the LSR gene encoding lipolysis-stimulated lipoprotein receptor isoform X1, whose amino-acid sequence MAPVARGLPGGVGPRPASRGWGAVVFGCLFLSTLCAAPASAIQVTVSDPYHVVILFQPVTLPCTYQLTTTPTAPIVIWKYKSFCRDRIADAFSPASADNQLNAQLAAGNPGYNPYVECQDSMRTVRVVATKQGNAVTLGDYYQGRRITITGNADLTFDQTGWGDSGVYYCSVVSAQDLQGNNEAYAELIVLGRTSGVAELLPGFQAGPMEDWLFVVVVCLAVFLVFLLLGICWCQCCPHTCCCYVRCPCCPEKCCCPEALYAAGKAATSGVPSIYAPSTYAHLSPAKTPPPPAMIPMGPLYNGYPGDFDRNSSVGGHSSQVPLLRDTDSSVTSEVRSGYRIQASQQDDSMRVLYYMEKELANFDPSRPGAPNGRVERAMSEVTSLHEDDWRSRPSRGPALTPIRDEEWDRHSPRSPRPWEQEPPTERPGSGWGAARPRARSVDALDDLTRPSSAESGRRSPPSRGRRGQAYGRPRSRSRDDLYDQDGPREFPHPRDPHHDDFRPRDRPHADPRSRNHRSRDSREDGSRSGDPQYDGRLLEEALRKKGPAERRRAYREEEEEEAYYPPAPPPYSETDSQASRERRLKKNLALSRESLIV is encoded by the exons ATGGCGCCAGTGGCCCGCGGGCTCCCCGGGGGGGTGGGCCCCCGGCCGGCctctcggggctggggcgcggtcGTCTTCGGGTGCCTCTTTCTCAGCACCTTGTGCGCAG CCCCTGCCAGTGCCATCCAGGTGACTGTGTCAGACCCCTACCACGTGGTGATCCTATTCCAGCCGGTGACCCTGCCCTGCACTTACCAATTGACCACAACCCCTACGGCACCCATCGTGATCTGGAAGTACAAGTCTTTCTGCCGCGACCGTATCGCCGATGCCTTCTCCCCAGCCAGTGCTGACAACCAACTGAATGCCCAGCTGGCAGCCGGTAACCCCGGCTACAACCCGTATGTGGAGTGCCAGGACAGCATGCGCACGGTCCGGGTCGTGGCCACCAAGCAGGGCAATGCTGTGACCCTGGGAGACTACTACCAGGGCCGGAGGATCACCATCACAGGAA ATGCTGACCTGACCTTTGACCAGACCGGTTGGGGGGACAGTGGCGTGTATTACTGCTCCGTGGTCTCGGCCCAGGACCTCCAGGGGAACAACGAGGCCTATGCAGAGCTCATCGTCCTGG GCAGGACCTCGGGGGTGGCCGAGCTCTTACCTGGTTTTCAGGCGGGGCCCATGGAAG ACTGGCTATTTGTGGTCGTGGTCTGCCTGGCTGTCTTCCTCGTCTTCCTCCTCCTGGGCATCTGCTGGTGTCAATGCTGCCCTCACACCTGCTGCTGCTATGTCAGGTGCCCCTGCTGCCCGGAGAAGTGCTGCTGCCCCGAGGCCC TGTATGCAGCTGGCAAAGCTGCCACTTCAGGCGTCCCAAGCATATACGCCCCCAGCACCTACGCTCACCTCTCCCCTGCCAAgaccccacccccgccagccaTGATTCCCATGGGGCCTCTCTACAACGGGTACCCTGGAGACTTCGACAGGAATAGCTCAG TTGGCGGCCACAGCTCCCAGGTACCCCTGCTTCGTGACACAGACAGCAGCGTGACCTCTG AAGTCCGCAGTGGCTACAGGATTCAGGCCAGCCAGCAGGATGACTCCATGCGGGTCCTATACTACATGGAGAAAGAGCTGGCCAACTTTGATCCCTCCCGACCTGGCGCCCCCAATGGCCGTGTAGAGCGGG CTATGAGTGAAGTCACCTCCCTCCATGAGGACGACTGGAGATCCCGGCCGTCCCGAGGTCCTGCCCTTACCCCAATCCGGGATGAGGAATGGGATCGCCACTCCCCCCGGAGTCCCAGACCGTGGGAGCAAGAGCCCCCCACAGAGCGGCCAGGGAGTGGCTGGGGGGCCGCGAGGCCCCGGGCCCGATCTGTGGATGCGTTGGATGACCTCACCCGGCCGAGCTCTGCTGAATCAGGGAGGAGGTCTCCCCCAAGTCGGGGGAGGAGAGGTCAAGCCTACGGTCGTCCCAGAAGCCGAAGCCGAGATGACCTCTACGATCAAGATGGCCCAAGGGAGTTTCCACACCCCCGGGATCCCCACCACGATGACTTCAGGCCTAGAGACCGCCCTCATGCTGACCCTAGGTCCCGCAACCACCGCTCCCGGGACTCTCGGGAGGATGGCTCCAGGTCTGGGGACCCCCAGTATGATGGGCGGCTACTGGAAGAGGCTTTGAGGAAAAAGGGGCCAGCGGAGAGGAGGAGAGCTtacagggaggaagaggaggaggaggcctacTACCCCCCAGCGCCCCCCCCTTACTCGGAGACGGACTCCCAGGCCTCACGGGAGCGGAGGCTTAAGAAG AACTTGGCCCTGAGTCGGGAGAGTTTAATCGTCTGA